The genomic DNA AGAGAATCCGCTCTTGAAGCATAAGGTACAATACAGTAGGAATCTAAAAAActtttgagtgcttactatgtgccaggccctgagctgggaGTCCAAAGAGCTAGGACAGTCGCTGGAAAGCTGCTATCCCAACTAGGAGCACTGTCAACCGCACCCCGTCGCCTTAGCCCGGGCTCACCCCTAAGCGTCTCGAGAAGCCTCTCTGCCGAGGGCCGCTGAGGGCTCAGTCCCGCCACCTGATCCACCGCCTGTACCTCTCCAAGGGTGTTCTCCGCAtcccccctccccacgcccccgcCTGGTTCTCTGCGCTCTGCCGGCCAGCTGGCCCTCTCCAACCACAGCGTCTGTCCAATTCCGAAACTGGACcattccccacccacccacccatatAAACCGGAAACAGAACGTTTATTCAGGGCCCTGGTTTTGTCAACCCTTAGCTGGTCAgattttatgtgcattttaatACGATCAAATCTGAGGTTGAGACGCATTCTGGAGTTTGCTGGCAGCTAAGTGGGCTGCCCAGGCTCCGGGAAGAATCTTGAGCCTGAGGCGGCATAACTTGACCCCAAGGCACGCCGGCTCTGACTCTCGGCCTTTCCCCAGGGCGTGCACTCAGCCAGCCGGGGGAAAAGAACTTAGCAAAGCTCAGGAAAGCTCCGCTGGCCCTCCTGTCCTCCGCTAGCTTCGCGCCGGCGCCTGTGGCCAGGCGCTCAGATCCCGAGGTGCAGGTGGGGTGTGGCGGGGACAGACAAGGACAAAGCTGAGGATCTTGGTCCTTATTCAGGAGTCCGGCCAGTAAGTATGTATTGAAAGTCACAGAGCGACAGGCTCTGCACTAAGCACTTAGGTACACCGTGGGCGCAAGCCCTCCCGGCTCCACCCTCCCAAGGGTTGCTAGGCCAGGCCAGACTATGCCGGAGCACGACAACGGGCCCAATATCACTTATCACTGTAGCAAGTAATAAGGACCGGGACGGTGGGACGGACTTAGAAGGGATTTTTAATCGAAACTTGCGGGGAGGGTTGCCGGGGAAGGCCTGAGATCTGTGAGCCGAGACCTGAAAGACACAGCGCTTCACCGCCTGGCGAGGGCTTCCGTTGAGCCCGCTTTTTCCCTCACCTGCCTTGTGTCCACGCGCATCTCTTCTCTACTCTTTCTCACCACCTGTCTCTATGTGTCTCTAGTTTCGTTTCCCACGGTCCCAGGGGCCAAGGACGCGTCGCTCAACTTCTCCCGGAAAGAAGAGGGGCAGCGTCCCGGGCCTCCTTAAGGAGGAAGAATTCCTGGAAGTCAGTCACCCTGGTGACATCCCCACACCGGGTCCAGGATGTGCTGGACCAAACCCGGACGCCGGCCCACGCCAGCAGGAATACGCTCAACACCTGTGCAGGGAGGAATATCAATTCCATCAGCACCCTTTACAAAAACAAAGCACAAATGTGATAAAGCGGGACAAACCCTCAGATCTTCCAGCTCCTTCGAAGCTGTGGGTACAATTTGGGGTCACATCTAGGGTCTCGAAAGCTCCCTTGCAACCTCTGAACCCACGCAGCCCTGTATCCTCCGAAGGCCGCAGTCTTGCTAAGGGCGCTCAGCAAGGCGTGGACAAGCCGGGGACGCCCAGGTCCAGAGTTGGCACTGTGGGCGCCGCCCGGCCACCCCCGCCCTGCCAGCCCCCGGTGCCAAGAGCGGCGGCACCGCGCGCGGGTATGCTTCTCCGTGCGTAAAAATCCCGGCCGCACAGCTCTGTCATGCCACCGAGGGGGCCTTGGAGCGCACAAGGGAAGCCATTCAAAAATGTTAATAAGCTTATTAAAATAAGCGGCTTTACTGGCTCTTGTTTTACAGCGTGCCGCTCACCCTTGCTTTCTGGTGGACCACGGGAGAGAAAACACTTgtggcattaatttttttttttttttttttttccttaacgcGTCGTGGTTTCCATCCAAGGACAGGGGTCTCTCTGGAGCTCAGCGCGGCCGCAGAAGCAGAATAGCCTCAGGTCTCCCTCCCAAGCTTGCTGGGTGGGGAGAAGTCCTCGCATCGAAAAAGTTGGACTTTTCAAAACAGCTGACCACCCAGGCCGGGGAAGCAGATAAAGGAGGCCCAAAGATAAGGAACTTGGGGAGGCCTGTAGACAGCATCTTGGGGAACCCAaattctttgtaaaaataaaacaactccacccaccccccgccaaaaaaaaaaaaaaaaaaactgcttataAAGGGGATGgcattatttaaagtaaaatatagcaAGGCTTTGTCCTTACTTCCACTTCAAGCCGGGGGTGAGTGTACACCCCAAACACTACCCAGAAAACCGAAGGAGCATCTCAcagctctcttttctttccttcttcttcttctttatttaatttttaaaacagagattctgagaaaagaaattaatttcctAAGATTgaagtgagtggcagagctgctTCTCACCTGTGGACTCCAGGTCCGAAGCAGAATCACTTTGTAGATCTATGGGGCCATTGAGCCCGATTTGACCACTTCTCACCCTCGAATATGCAGGCTGGAGAGAGAAGCTCTCACCTTGTGCATCCCAGATTTCCAGGGCCGGGATTTCCCTAAGTGCCGGGGCGCACGTCCAAGTCATAGGGAGCGCTGCTCAGCCAGGAGGCCTGAATGTGGCGATGGGAGGGGGCCGAGCCGGAAAGGACTCACCAAGAAGCCCCGAGGCCTTGAGCAACCCCTACGCTGATCCTCACGCCAAAAACTAAAGTTGCAATTGCAAAAACAGCAGGGAGGGATGCAAACGCTCTCTGGAGACCGTGAGGCCTGTGCAGAGACCACGGGCTCTTGGCTTCGCCGGCGCACTAACCGCCCGGCTGCGGGCCGCACCCGGGATTGTGGGCGGGGGCGCGGAGGGAGAAAATCCGGCCGCTTGTAGGTGGAAGAGTGTGAGAGAGCGCGGGCCTTGCGCGGGTGAGTGTGTCACGCACACTCACGCAAGCGTGGGGGGACCTTGGAGCCCAGCACCGAGCTTACCTCGCTGGAGGCTCCGGGGTGACGCCCCCGCGGCTACCGAATATCCCCTTTGAACTTGACATTCCAATAGGAATAGAGAGGGGCTGTTCGCCCAGGCCGCGGGTTCCAGGTCAGCTCCGGGTGGGTCAGAAGCCACGCTCCTGCCTTTCCCTGCCCGATTCAAAGCCAAAAACTTCAACAGTAACGACAGCGCTTCGGGATGGGTGCGGGGCTGCAGGGCCGTTTGCCACATTTCTCACATTCGTGAATTGCCCTAAATTTGGACTTTCGACCCTTCCTTCATACACCCAACAGGTTTGAAATAAGTTCATTGTTCAACTTAACCTGGATCCCGCACTGGACCACCCCGcttgtaatcttttttttaataaatgctttaatgatttttaacGACCCAGTTTATGTTGAATAATTTCTATGTATGACTACAGGGGGACAATTTATTACATGATGTAACCATTTACAATATAATACACTTTTTGCAACCCTGTTTTGGCGTGTCTTCATTTCAAAAACATATTTATCAGGAAACTCGAAAACTGGAGGAGACCCAGGTTATCTATCCCTCTGAGGGCCCCTTCGTGGAGCACACCACAGAGCACTTAGAAACCTCTGAAGGATGCAGGAGTTCAAGGAAGATTGCTTAAGATCAGCCAATTCAGCATTGCCCAGaagttcataataataataatcatggcaacaataataataagtcCACACCAGCTGCACAGTGCTTAATGGTTTTCAAAGCACACCCACCCTCTTGTGATCCAACCACCCTGAAACCAAACGTGGGGAATGCTAGCTCTGAAGCTAAAGGACAATTCACCCTGCTGCCTCAAATCCTAAAATATGCTTCTAATCTTTGAATGACTCTGACTTGGCCTCTTAATggcctgtgactttgggcaagtcacattgcgtctttgagcctcagtttccccacctgcaaaATGGAGGTCATGTCCACCCAGCTAAAAGGCGGCCTCAAGGAACTATGGAGGGACAGGATGCAGGAAGCACTTTTTCACTTGTAATGTCCCAGACAAAGGAATAGAGTTATAGTTATTGTTATcattgttggtggtggtggtatgtaTTGCTTGGCTGCTCCTTCCGGCCTCTGCTCCTGTTTCCCTGGCCGCTGGCGGTGCGGCCTTCACACTTTTACTGGTGGCCTGACTTCTGCAGTAGCACGGCTACACCTGCGATGCATCAATCCGCCCCGCCTGCCCTCAGCTCTTTCAAGCATATGCTGGGTCCAGCAGGTCCCATGGAGCTCGATGTGATTCCCAACGAAGACTGTTAGCAGGGGGAGGTTGGTGGCCTGCGAGACTGAAGCCCTGCAGCTCCTCGGCATAGGCCTGAGCCCCAGCACAGGTCTGCCTCGCTCCCCTCCACTCCTTCGGACCCAGAAGCTGCTCCACCAGTGTTCTGGTTCCCGGGAATGTGTGATTCTCCCCACTGCTCAGCTTTCCCCGAGGCAGGAGCCCTTCTATAAGGCGAGGTGAATTCCGTGGACTTGAGAGAGGTTGGTTTCTACCTTTCTCCTGGTGATGAAACGCGGGTGGAGTATCGGCCTGGCCGGACCGAGCTCTGGTAGCCAGTTGGGGTCCCCACCCCGCGGACGTCTGCAGGCCTTGGATGAGGTCCTGCCTCTGTGGGATGCTCGGTGTGGCTCTGACACACTCTGCCAGTTTCCCGGTCCCCTAGATGCCGCTCTTCCTCGGGCCCAGCCTCTCGGGGTTCGGGGTACCGCTACCACTAAGCTGCCTCTCAGAGGCGCGGGGACATGTGTATTGAGCTCTCCTCCGACTTTCTCAAATGAAGTCAGATTCGCCGTCACCCTCTTTCCCTTGCTAGAGTGGAGGAGCGGGATTCGCTGTGGCCCGGAAgccctttattttcttaaatggaaTCTATCCCCAAACTCTCCCTGCTTCACCCAGCTCTTTAGAGATACTCTCCGGGGGTCCATGAACCCCTCAAATCAAGTCACTTTGAGTGAGATGCGCCTTGGGATCGCCATGGTGAACAGGTCGGGAGTttgagttacacacacacacacacacacacacacacacacacacacaccagtgacATTTGGTAGCCTATCATCCCAAATTTGCTGCCCAGAGCAAGATTTTTAGTCTAAGCCTGATTTCTTGGAACTGATTTCTGCACGGGTCACAGCGTGTTCTGTCCCCTTTCCCAGCCATTGCTCCCAATCTAAGTGTGTGGGTCGAACCCAGTGATCTTTAAGGCCAGGTCTGAGATTCACTAAGGGCTGAAAGGGATTGAGAAGGATGAAACCAAGAGTCTACCTGACTCAGGTGACAACTGTTCCTGGCAACCAGGTCCTGAGAAGGCCCAGAGGGCAGCGTGTCGCAGGGAGTGGATGAAGGAAGATCTCCTTGGACAGGAAGCAGGGCGGGCAGAAagcagaactttctcatcttcaaagAAAGGGCGCGGGTGGgagtagagaaggaaaaggaaacgaAGAAAGTGATACTGAAACTTTCCAACAGGAGCCGCATTTGCGGCCTGGGGTCCAGGTAAAGACATACATCTTGGGTCACGAAATGCGGTGGGAAATCCTTGGAGGGTGGGCTGGACCCGGAGGCTGCCTCCAGCTCCTGGAATCAGATCTCAACGGCGTTCGCGCCAACGCCAGCCGCGGAGCAGCTCAGAGTGAAACTGCAACAATCCGGGTCAAACTGAATTCGTTTGAGTCATTTTTCCCGAGCGACTCGAGCCAGCCCAGTAGAACTGACCCAAGCAGGGAGCCGGAGAGGGAACGAGGAAGGGAAGGGGCGACGCCTGGCCTACGGAAGAAACTCCCCAGTCCTCTGGATTCCAAATCCGCAAAGATGGAGAGCAAACTACAGTCTTAGGACGCAGCCACAAACAATTGACGTTTTCAGAAGGGGAAGAAAACCCtgcccccctcaaaaaaaaaacaaaaaacaaaacccagcagtAATGGCGATCtctggagagaagaggagggattCTAGCATTACTGGAAAACTTCTAACTTTCTTTAAGGAAAATGCATTCATGAGTAATGATGAAATtaaagtggaattttaaaaacatatcagaaagaaacaaaatgattgCAGGAATCCTTTGGAAGGTAGTTGGACTTGGGGGCTAGGGTGTGCATCTCCTGAGGGcgtttgcttttcccttgccgTCTCACTGTTTCCAGAAGCGGGAATCGTTTCGTAAAGCCTTTGTCGCGACTCTCGGCCCCCTCCGGGCTGAGGGGTAGCAGAAGCCCGGGCAAGGCCTTTGGGGTGCCAAGGCCGGAGTGTCCAAGGCTGGGAAAGATCGCAGGCGGAGGAGGAGGGCGAGGCGGCCTATCTGCTGCGGTGAAATTGAAAGTAGCCCGGGTCTGGGTTTCAGTGTTTTCCCGACTGAGGCCACGGACCGGGGGCCTTGGCGCCTGCCGTGTGGCATTAACTCTTGCTTGCTCTCCCCGGACCCGACGTGAGGGGCGTGTAGCGGTGAGCGCTTTGCTCCGGTGAATCCTTGGCATCTGGGGAATCATTCTGGGGAACGCCGGCGAGGCGcgttcatctttaaaatggagtaaTAAATAACCATCTCCCTGCCCATCCTCTGCTCCCACGGTGGGCTTCTGTGCGGATCAAGTGACAACGTGTCACTGAGGGAGTGAGTGGAAATGCTTTGGAACAAGGTGCAGCGTCATTTGCACCCGGCAGGGGTCAAAGCACAGGTGACCCTCCCCGGGAGACACCTTATTAGCTCCTCAGTCTCCCCTAACCGCTTCAGAATTCCAGTGAGTttttgcctattctggaaatGAAATAATGGCAGGAACACTTAGAGAAAACTCAGAAAATCGAAAGCAAAGAGGATGCCGGCAGGTGGAGGAGTGAAAAGGTTAGGGTGGGGGATGGAAGTTGGGAGCGGGTTCAGCTATGGCTGCTTCCTAGACTCTGATACTAGTGCCCACGAGTAAAAACGTGAATCCTAGGTATTTGCTCCGGATTCAGTGGGATTCCTCTGTGACTCCTGCAAAGTCCCAGAAATGACGATTCCCTGAGCTGCGCGGATTTAAATGCTTCCTGAGGGTGAGCAGCGAGGAGACTTCCAGGGGGAGCGAGGTGTCCTGTCCTGGACTGAAAACAAGTTGGGAAAATGAGCCCACGTTACCGGTTCCCCCAAAGCCGGACAgagagaggctcagagaaaaCACGGCGTCCAGGAGGGCATGTTAAACtaaaagtttataaattaaaggaaaaaaaatacaacgaATAGAACTTCCAAATTTCACAaatctttttaaagttaatacTCTAGTTGAGTGCACAGTGCCCTTAAGGAGGCGACAAGCGGCGAGGTTGACACGAGGTTGACAGGATCACCTGTCTTAGGTTGCAGGGACAGGGATGGGAGAATCCTGGGTCAGGACGCAGGAGTCGCCGAGGCTAAACGGTAGAGACTGGGCCCAGCGGCCGAACTGCAGAGGACGCCGAGGAAAGGCCGGTCAAGGATATTCACATTGAATACAAAAATAACCATCATTTGAATACAAGCAACTGAAAAGTGCTATAAGTTTTAACctctgaaagaaagaaggaaagaaagaaagaaagggaggaagggaggaagaaagaaaggaaggaaggaaggaagaaaaagaaagaaagaaagaaagaaagaaagaaagaaagaaagaaagaaagaaagaaagaaagaaagaaagaaaaagaaaaagaaaggaagaaagaaaggttcTGCGAAGGACTCCTGGGTTTCCTCTCTCCTGGTTCGGGGGCTCCCAGGAGCTCCCCCAGTTGGTCGCAGCCTGGACCTCCGAGAGGGAAGATGCGGGGCCCTTGCCCTGCCCTGTGCTCAGAGGCTCCCTTCCATACATTCAGCAACCAATCAGGCGCCCCCACCTGAGCTCTGAcaccggggaggggtggggaggagggcccGCAAACCAAACATTTCATGGTTCAATGAACCCCTAGCCTGGGGCTCCTTGGGGCTGCCAGGGCTCTAAACCCCTTTGTAACAATTGCAATTTCCAAAAATAATAGATATGTAGATACACATAGATTGGTAGCATGGATACCATGAACTAGTGTGGCCTAGCGCACGAAGCTCCCGGCAGGCCTGAAATTCTGGGATTCAGGCTTGTGTGGTCTCCAGGAGTTCTCTCCTCTCTGGGAAACGCCATCCCCAGGCAGACACAATCCAAACCCAACATTATGGTGGTAATAAATAATGTCCAAGGGCTTCCAAGCAAGTGGGGCGGGGGGTAGGAACAGGGTCCCTAGGCCATAGGATGCCTCTGTTCAAACTAGAAAAAGGCGCCCCCCTCTGGGTAGACCCAGTCCCGCTGCCAGGGCGCACGTCCTGGagagcagagccagggctggatTTCATCCTCCACCTGCCCCCTCCACGGGGCTCCCCAGTACAGGGCACAACTTGTACAGCCATGAGCGCCCGTCTGGAGCTGGGGCGCGGGGATCATTCGCTGCCTCATCCCAGGCCGGCTCACTGGGTGCCCGCGGCGGCCGCACACGTGGAGAGTGCCCAGCCGGGGAGGCAGTAATAAGGGTAATAGTAGGAGGGCTGCAGTGGCAGCAGCGAGGGAGGCCGCAGCACCTCTCCGGGCAGGTACTGTCTCTGGTCGTCGCGCACCAGCACCTTCACTGCCACCTTCTTGGCGGCGGGCGCCGAGGCCAGTAGGTCGGCGGCCATCTGTCGGCGCTTGGTCTTGTAGCGACGGTTCTGGAACCAGATCTTCACCTGCGTCTCGGTAAGCTTCAGCGACGCGGCCAGGTCTGCGCGCTCGGGCCCGGACAGGTAGCGCTGGTGGTTGAAGCGGCGCTCCAGCTCGAAGACCTGTGCGTGGGAGAAGGCGGCGCGCGAGCGCTTCTTGCGCGGCTTGGGTGCCAcgggctcctcctcctcctctgcgcCGCCCGCGGGCCCACCGCCGCTGCCGCTGCACAACGTGGGCACGCGTGCGCCTCCTGTGCCAACGCCGTCGTCCTCGACCCTCGGGCTGCGGTCGCCTGTGGACACAGTGAGAACAGAAACGAGACACTGTCAGTGCCGCAGAGGAGTGAGGTCCGGCCTCAACCGCTGtggtcggggtggggggcggaaaTACCCTTTCATGCCGCCGGAGTGGTGGGGTGGGCCTGGAAGCCGCGGGTCCGGGAGGCAAGTCTTAGAACCCTGTCCCACTCGCTTCCTGCAGCTAAGCTTGTTGTGAGCCGGCAACGAACTCAGCCGCTGTATCAACGCTGTGCAGCCAAGAGCCAGCTCCTTGCCTTCTCTGGGCTCCAGGCTCCTCGCAGCAATGTGGGCATTGGGCCTGAGCATCCTCGCACACCTTCTCCGCCCTCAGCCCTCAGCCCTCAGCCCTGGGGTTCTAGATGGCGTTTCGGATACCCTCCCTGGGTTCACCCGCCTccccacactcacactcacacacgcatCGTCacagcacacacttgttggctgCGCGGAAAGAGAAAGTGGGGAGATGGATCCTGGAGACAGAAGTATTCGGAGTCTTACGCCCCCATCCACCCGGAATTTTGGGAGGGCTATGGCAATAGGCTGAGTCAAGGCCATGGGTaggcttctccctctctcttacaAAGGCAATGAAAGGAGGGCTGGGGTTGAGGGTAGAAGGGTGTCCCTGCTTCGAATCCTTGGACCCTAATCTGACGACAGCTCCTCTGCCTCTTCCCCGCTCTCCCCGCAGAACCCTAGCAGGGAGGTCCAGCACTCTGGCCTGCAGCAGATAATATTTGCTTGGGGCCAGCGTGAGGCCTACAGCACCGTCCAGCCGACGGGGCAGGCACGGGGGTCTTTCTGACCAAATGACATGCCAGCTCGTGGTTGAGGAGGTTCCTCCCCCTGCTGAGTCTGGGATGACCTAAATCAAGCCCCTCTGCCTTCAGCTGGCTGCAGGGTTTGCCTCCAGCTCTTGGGTCCTCAGACCGGCACTGGTCTCCTGGGCCTGGGGTCTGGGAAAGCTAAAGAAACCCTCCTCCCGAAGCTCGGGCTCGGTTGGCCTTTGGCCCACTTGAAATTATCCCCCgttacctagagtctgtcatacagagtgaagtaagtcagaaagagaaagacaaataccgtatgctaacacatatatatggaatttaagaaaaaaaatgtcatgaagaacctaggggtaagacacagacctactagagaatggacttgaggatatggggagggggaagggtaagctgtgacaaagcgagagagaggcatggacatatatacactaccaaacgtaaggtagatagctagtgagaagcagccgcatagcacagggagatcagctcggtgctttgtgaccacctagaggggtgggatagggagggtgggagggagggagacgcaagagggaagagatatgggaacatatgtatatgtataactgat from Pseudorca crassidens isolate mPseCra1 chromosome 4, mPseCra1.hap1, whole genome shotgun sequence includes the following:
- the NKX3-2 gene encoding homeobox protein Nkx-3.2 is translated as MAVRGANTLTPFSIQAILNKKEERGGLPATEGRPVPGGTAVAAAPAVCCWRLFGETDAGALGGAEDSLLASPPGTRTAAGRTTESPGGWDSDSALSEENEGGRRCADPPGASGACRTGATLGLGQPVCELPAAKDLEEEAAGRSDSEMSASVSGDRSPRVEDDGVGTGGARVPTLCSGSGGGPAGGAEEEEEPVAPKPRKKRSRAAFSHAQVFELERRFNHQRYLSGPERADLAASLKLTETQVKIWFQNRRYKTKRRQMAADLLASAPAAKKVAVKVLVRDDQRQYLPGEVLRPPSLLPLQPSYYYPYYCLPGWALSTCAAAAGTQ